The Longimicrobiaceae bacterium genomic interval CCGCCCCGGCCTGCGGAAGCGGATGCAGGCGGCCCTGTCCCACACCACGTACTCCGGCCCCAGCGTCCGGATCAGCATCACCATGTAGATGGGGTCCACCGCCCCGTACATGCTCCCGCCGAAGATGGTCCCCACGTAGTTGCGGGTGCGCCAGCCGAGCGGGAGCCGCACCCGGATCTCCCGGAAGTCGTCCGCGACGTAGACGATGCGCCCCCCGGTGCCGCGGTACGCGGGGAAGAGGTTGAACCCCCAGCGCAGGAGCCGGGTGCGCACGGACTCGGGCATGGCCTGCTCTCCGTCACCGTCCGGCGGCCTGCTCGCCGCGCAGCGTCATCAGCGTGCTGGTGGCGAAGGCCACCAGCCGGCCCTTCTCGTCGGTCACGCGCGCCTCGGCGAGCCCCACCGTGCGCCCGCTGCTCACCAGCCGCCCCTCCGCCCGGAGCCGGCCCTTCCAGACCGGCCGGAGGAAGTTGGTCTTCAGCTCCAGCGTGGTGTACGTCTCCCCCTCCTCCAGCAGCGTCCCGTACGCCGTCCCCATGGCCGCATCGGCCAGGTCGCACAGGATGCCGCCGTGCACGGTGCCCATGGGGTTGGCGTGGCGCTCGTCCGCCTCCATCTCGAACACCGCCCGCCCGCGCTCCACCTCGGGGAGGGTGAAGCCCAGCAGCACGGCGATCCCCGGCGGCCGGGCCTCTCCCCGGGCGATCCGCTCCATCTGTTCGAGCGCCGTCATTCGTGCTCCTCGCAGTGGGTGGTGGTGGTTGGAAGCAACGGTTCGGCGTGCCCGCGGCAGGCCCCCTCACGGAGGCCCCCTCCCGGCTCGCTTAGGCTCGCCACCCTCCCCCGCAAGCGGGAGAGGGGTGAACGGCAACTGCGGTTCGGCGCCCCCGCGAAGGAGGTGACCGGGAGGAGGTGGGGTGCTCCCGGAGGAATTCAAGCTGTTTGAGCGAAGCGAGTTCTTGAATTCCGGAGGGAGTACCCCGCCGACGACCCTGCGCGACAATGCTCAAGACGCGCCGTTCCCCACCGTCAAACCCGCTCGATCACCGTGGCGACCCCCTGGCCGCCGGCGATGCAGAGCGTCACCAGCGCGGTGGCGAGGCCGCGCCGCTCCATCTCGTCCAGCGCGGTGCCCAGGAGCATGGCCCCGGTGGCGCCGAGCGGGTGGCCCAGGGCGATGGCCCCGCCGTTGACGTTCACGCGCTCCGGGTCCAGCTCCAGCCTGCGGATGGTCTGCAGCGGCACGGCGGCGAAGGCCTCGTTGATCTCCCACAGGTCCACGTCCGCGGCCTCCATGCCGGCCCTGCGCAGCGCCTTGCGGGCGGTCTCGGTGGGCGCGGTGAGCATGATCAGCGGGTCCTCCGCGTGCGTGGCCATGGAGCGGATCCGGGCGCGGGGCCTCAGCCCGTGCGCGCGGACGTAGCCCCCGGACGCCAGCAGCACCGCGGCGGCGCCGTCCACGATCCCGCTGGAGTTCCCCGCGGTGTGCAGGTGCCGTACCTCCCCGGCTTGCGGGTACCGGGCCAGCGCGACCTGGTCCAGCGTCTCGCCGTCGGGCCCCGCCGGGGTGGCGCCCACCTTCTCGAAGGCGGGGGCGAGCCCCGCCAGCGCCTCCGGCGTGGTGTCCGGGCGAAGGTACTCGTCCCGCTCCAGCAGCGTCTCGCCCGTCTCCGGGTCGCGTACGGGGAAGAGGCTGCGCCCGAAGCGGCACTCCCGCTGCGCCTCCGCGGCGCGCCGCTGCGACTCCAGCGCGAAGCGGTCCAGCTCCTCGCGCCCGAAGCCCTCCAGCGTGGCGATCAGGTCGGCGCTGATCCCCTGCGGCACCTGCAAGTGCTTCCGCCGCAGGTGCGGGTTCCGGCCGTCGCCCTCGCCGCCGTCGGAGCCCATGGGCACGCGCGACATGCTCTCCACCCCGCCGCCGACCACCAGGTCCTGCGCCCCGCTCGCCACCCCCATGGCGGCGAAGTTCACCGCCTGCAGCCCGGAGCCGCAGACGCGGTTCAGCGACACGCCCGACACGTGCAGCGGCCAGTCCGCGGCCAGGACGGCGTTGCGCGCGACGTTGGCTCCCTGCTCGCCCACCTGCGAGACGGCG includes:
- a CDS encoding DUF4442 domain-containing protein; this translates as MPESVRTRLLRWGFNLFPAYRGTGGRIVYVADDFREIRVRLPLGWRTRNYVGTIFGGSMYGAVDPIYMVMLIRTLGPEYVVWDRAACIRFRRPGRSTLHARFVLDEAELEAIRAATADGSPTDRTYRVELTDAGGTVHAEVEKTIYVRRKEG
- a CDS encoding PaaI family thioesterase gives rise to the protein MTALEQMERIARGEARPPGIAVLLGFTLPEVERGRAVFEMEADERHANPMGTVHGGILCDLADAAMGTAYGTLLEEGETYTTLELKTNFLRPVWKGRLRAEGRLVSSGRTVGLAEARVTDEKGRLVAFATSTLMTLRGEQAAGR
- a CDS encoding acetyl-CoA C-acetyltransferase, yielding MADAYVVDAVRTPRGRGKMGKGALTGVHPQELLAQTLVRLAERTGIDTADVEDVVVGAVSQVGEQGANVARNAVLAADWPLHVSGVSLNRVCGSGLQAVNFAAMGVASGAQDLVVGGGVESMSRVPMGSDGGEGDGRNPHLRRKHLQVPQGISADLIATLEGFGREELDRFALESQRRAAEAQRECRFGRSLFPVRDPETGETLLERDEYLRPDTTPEALAGLAPAFEKVGATPAGPDGETLDQVALARYPQAGEVRHLHTAGNSSGIVDGAAAVLLASGGYVRAHGLRPRARIRSMATHAEDPLIMLTAPTETARKALRRAGMEAADVDLWEINEAFAAVPLQTIRRLELDPERVNVNGGAIALGHPLGATGAMLLGTALDEMERRGLATALVTLCIAGGQGVATVIERV